A single genomic interval of Daucus carota subsp. sativus chromosome 1, DH1 v3.0, whole genome shotgun sequence harbors:
- the LOC108204449 gene encoding uncharacterized protein LOC108204449 isoform X2, which produces MVDHSPLQLVKVYHLNTDEKWDDQGTGHVTVDYLERSGELGLFLVDEEKNETLLLQRISSEDIYRKQGETIISWRSRERSSEIALSFQEKTGCSYIWDQICCAQRSLQFSTINNDAHHAMNNDLRELPPVELSTLALIHKTVVEGSITDQCRVTELIVHDQGFLRKLMDLFRVCEDLEDIDSLHMLYRIVKGIILFNSLQILERVLGDELIMDLTGCLEYDPEILHTHHRKFLRDHVVFKEAIPIKDPRVLSKIHQTYRIRYLKDVVLPRVLDDATIGSLNSMLHSNNAFIITMLKDDSTFIKELFARLNAPVNSAESKKNMVLFLHEFCCLIKSLQTVHQFRFLRDLINEGIIDVIAGILQSEDKRLRLTGADILILFLNQDPNLTICSLTRQKGVPLVGLLVKGMLTDFGDDMHNQFVEILRNLLDGSASGSQRDTIIDIFYEKHLNQLIDVITSSIPSNGARKVASSQCMPRESRVKPEILLIICDLLCFCVSHHFNRIKCNFLTNNIIDKVLILTRRREKYLVVAAVRFFRILVSWNDDRVMNHIVRNNLLKPIIDAFVQNGRRYNLLHSAVLELFEHIRKNDSKVLLKYLVESFWFQLVVFNLPSIHSLKVRYEQSLEIREEHGPTNVLYSRRRTDEIALDKEEEDYFNGDSDEEDSASGSLSRGERSIFVSNGSALSQPSVSSRSCRPVNHADNGDVEKYKPPPRKRSEESEENAAEPVRLKRKFSSMEEPRHFKRQRLCINPKSKDSVFAALCSTLSQVVLPSKKIASSVHTVPRSASIKIFSELNNEEGSICCSPKSSDVENHADKEPLPSPKSCPDSLLCLPAKKESSEDDFPLGGCATNARFCSIKGDENV; this is translated from the exons ATGGTTGATCATTCTCCTTTGCAG CTTGTTAAGGTGTACCACTTAAATACTGATGAGAAGTGGGATGACCAAGGAACTGGGCATGTTACTGTTGATTATCTGGAG AGATCAGGAGAACTTGGCTTGTTTCTTGTTGATGAAGAGAAGAATGAAACATTACTCTTGCAACGTATTAGTTCAGAAGACATATACAGAAAGCAAGGAG AAACAATAATTTCTTGGAGAAGTCGGGAGCGTTCATCTGAGATAGCTCTTAGCTTTCAAGAAAAAACCGGCTGCTCCTACATATG GGATCAAATATGTTGTGCTCAAAGGAGTCTGCAGTTTAGTACTATTAACA ACGATGCACATCATGCCATGAACAATGATCTAAGAGAGTTGCCTCCAGTTGAGCTATCAACACTAGCTCTAATACATAAG ACCGTAGTTGAGGGTAGCATCACCGATCAATGTCGGGTGACAGAACTCATAGTACATGAT CAAGGTTTTTTACGGAAGCTGATGGACTTATTTAGAGTTTGTGAAGATTTGGAAGATATTGATAGTCTTCACATGTTATATAGAATAGTCAAAGGGATCA TTCTGTTTAATAGTCTGCAAATCTTAGAGAGAGTACTTGGGGATGAATTGATCATGGATCTCACTGGATGCCTTGAAT ATGATCCTGAGATACTTCATACCCATCATCGCAAATTTCTAAGAGATCATGTTGTATTTAAGGAG GCCATACCTATAAAAGATCCCCGAGTTTTGTCGAAGATCCACCAAACATACAGAATTCGTTATCTTAAG GATGTTGTTCTGCCTAGAGTTTTGGATGATGCCACAATTGGAAGTTTAAATTCAATGTTACACTCAAATAATGCATTT ATTATTACTATGCTTAAAGATGATTCTACCTTCATTAAGGAATTATTTGCACGCTTAAATGCCCCCGTCAACTCTGCAGAGTCGAAGAAAAATATG GTGCTTTTCCTGCATGAGTTTTGTTGTCTAATCAAGAGCTTGCAAACAGTACATCAGTTCAGATTTCTAAG GGATCTCATAAATGAAGGCATCATTGACGTCATTGCCGGCATTCTGCAGAGTGAAGACAAAAGGCTTAGATTAACAGG CGCAGACATCCttattctttttctgaatcAAGATCCAAACCTTACAATCTGTTCTCTCACTCGGCAAAAAGGTGTTCCTCTTGTTGGGCTTCTG GTCAAAGGCATGCTTACAGATTTTGGAGATGATATGCACAACCAGTTTGTTGAAATTCTCCGTAATCTTTTGGATGGCTCTGCTTCAGGATCACAG AGAGATACGATCATTGATATTTTCTATGAGAAGCACTTGAATCAATTGATAGATGTCATAACATCATCTATTCCTTCGAATGGTGCCCGCAAAGTTGCTAGCTCTCAGTGTATGCCGAGGGAAAGTAGGGTGAAACCAGAGATACTTCTAATCATCTGTGATCTCTTGTGCTTCTGCGTATCACACCATTTTAATAGAATAAA GTGCAACTTCCTTACTAACAATATCATTGATAAAGTTCTAATTCTTACTCGAAGAAGGGAGAAATACCTTGTAGTTGCTGCTGTTCGGTTTTTCCGAATTCTTGTATCATGGAAT GATGATCGTGTAATGAATCATATCGTGAGGAACAACCTTTTGAAACCTATAATTGACGCTTTTGTCCAAAATGGAAGACGTTACAACCTGTTGCATTCCGCTGTTCTGGAGTTATTTGAGCATATCCGGAAG AACGATTCGAAGGTACTACTCAAGTATCTAGTTGAGTCCTTTTGGTTTCAGTTGGTCGTATTTAACTTACCTTCAATTCATTCTTTGAAGGTTAGATATGAGCAG TCCCTTGAGATTCGAGAAGAACATGGTCCAACTAATGTATTATACTCAAGAAGACGAACAGATGAAATTGCATTGGATAAAGAAGAGGAGGATTACTTTAATGGGGACAG tgatgaagaagactCAGCATCTGGATCACTGTCTCGAGGCGAGAGATCAATTTTTGTCTCAAATGGATCTGCTTTAAGCCAGCCTTCAGTAAG TTCAAGAAGTTGTAGACCTGTTAACCATGCTGACAATGGCGATGTCGAGAAATACAAACCACCTCCTAGGAAACGCTCAGAAGAGTCTGAAGAAAATGCTGCAGAACCCGTTAGATTAAAGCGAAAGTTTTCATCCATGGAGGAGCCAAGGCATTTTAAACGACAACGTTTATGCATAAATCCGAAGTCAAAAGATAGTGTATTCGCTGCTTTGTGCTCAACATTAAGTCAAGTAGTCTTACCCAGCAAGAAAATAGCAAGTTCTGTGCATACAGTTCCACGTTCAGCCTCAATTAAGATTTTTAGTGAATTGAATAACGAAGAGGGATCCATCTGCTGTTCTCCAAAGAGTTCAGATGTGGAAAATCATGCAGATAAGGAGCCACTCCCTTCCCCTAAAAGCTGTCCTGATAGCCTGCTCTGCCTTCCAGCAAAAAAAGAGAGCAGTGAAGACGACTTCCCTTTG GGAGGCTGTGCTACTAATGCACGATTTTGCAGCATAAAGGGGGATGAAAATGTATAG
- the LOC108204449 gene encoding uncharacterized protein LOC108204449 isoform X4 translates to MVDHSPLQLVKVYHLNTDEKWDDQGTGHVTVDYLERSGELGLFLVDEEKNETLLLQRISSEDIYRKQGETIISWRSRERSSEIALSFQEKTGCSYIWDQICCAQRSLQFSTINNDAHHAMNNDLRELPPVELSTLALIHKTVVEGSITDQCRVTELIVHDQGFLRKLMDLFRVCEDLEDIDSLHMLYRIVKGIILFNSLQILERVLGDELIMDLTGCLEYDPEILHTHHRKFLRDHVVFKEAIPIKDPRVLSKIHQTYRIRYLKDVVLPRVLDDATIGSLNSMLHSNNAFIITMLKDDSTFIKELFARLNAPVNSAESKKNMVLFLHEFCCLIKSLQTVHQFRFLRDLINEGIIDVIAGILQSEDKRLRLTGADILILFLNQDPNLTICSLTRQKGVPLVGLLVKGMLTDFGDDMHNQFVEILRNLLDGSASGSQRDTIIDIFYEKHLNQLIDVITSSIPSNGARKVASSQCMPRESRVKPEILLIICDLLCFCVSHHFNRIKCNFLTNNIIDKVLILTRRREKYLVVAAVRFFRILVSWNDDRVMNHIVRNNLLKPIIDAFVQNGRRYNLLHSAVLELFEHIRKNDSKVRYEQSLEIREEHGPTNVLYSRRRTDEIALDKEEEDYFNGDSDEEDSASGSLSRGERSIFVSNGSALSQPSVSSRSCRPVNHADNGDVEKYKPPPRKRSEESEENAAEPVRLKRKFSSMEEPRHFKRQRLCINPKSKDSVFAALCSTLSQVVLPSKKIASSVHTVPRSASIKIFSELNNEEGSICCSPKSSDVENHADKEPLPSPKSCPDSLLCLPAKKESSEDDFPLVSPNSSPEMTVNGFYEQKL, encoded by the exons ATGGTTGATCATTCTCCTTTGCAG CTTGTTAAGGTGTACCACTTAAATACTGATGAGAAGTGGGATGACCAAGGAACTGGGCATGTTACTGTTGATTATCTGGAG AGATCAGGAGAACTTGGCTTGTTTCTTGTTGATGAAGAGAAGAATGAAACATTACTCTTGCAACGTATTAGTTCAGAAGACATATACAGAAAGCAAGGAG AAACAATAATTTCTTGGAGAAGTCGGGAGCGTTCATCTGAGATAGCTCTTAGCTTTCAAGAAAAAACCGGCTGCTCCTACATATG GGATCAAATATGTTGTGCTCAAAGGAGTCTGCAGTTTAGTACTATTAACA ACGATGCACATCATGCCATGAACAATGATCTAAGAGAGTTGCCTCCAGTTGAGCTATCAACACTAGCTCTAATACATAAG ACCGTAGTTGAGGGTAGCATCACCGATCAATGTCGGGTGACAGAACTCATAGTACATGAT CAAGGTTTTTTACGGAAGCTGATGGACTTATTTAGAGTTTGTGAAGATTTGGAAGATATTGATAGTCTTCACATGTTATATAGAATAGTCAAAGGGATCA TTCTGTTTAATAGTCTGCAAATCTTAGAGAGAGTACTTGGGGATGAATTGATCATGGATCTCACTGGATGCCTTGAAT ATGATCCTGAGATACTTCATACCCATCATCGCAAATTTCTAAGAGATCATGTTGTATTTAAGGAG GCCATACCTATAAAAGATCCCCGAGTTTTGTCGAAGATCCACCAAACATACAGAATTCGTTATCTTAAG GATGTTGTTCTGCCTAGAGTTTTGGATGATGCCACAATTGGAAGTTTAAATTCAATGTTACACTCAAATAATGCATTT ATTATTACTATGCTTAAAGATGATTCTACCTTCATTAAGGAATTATTTGCACGCTTAAATGCCCCCGTCAACTCTGCAGAGTCGAAGAAAAATATG GTGCTTTTCCTGCATGAGTTTTGTTGTCTAATCAAGAGCTTGCAAACAGTACATCAGTTCAGATTTCTAAG GGATCTCATAAATGAAGGCATCATTGACGTCATTGCCGGCATTCTGCAGAGTGAAGACAAAAGGCTTAGATTAACAGG CGCAGACATCCttattctttttctgaatcAAGATCCAAACCTTACAATCTGTTCTCTCACTCGGCAAAAAGGTGTTCCTCTTGTTGGGCTTCTG GTCAAAGGCATGCTTACAGATTTTGGAGATGATATGCACAACCAGTTTGTTGAAATTCTCCGTAATCTTTTGGATGGCTCTGCTTCAGGATCACAG AGAGATACGATCATTGATATTTTCTATGAGAAGCACTTGAATCAATTGATAGATGTCATAACATCATCTATTCCTTCGAATGGTGCCCGCAAAGTTGCTAGCTCTCAGTGTATGCCGAGGGAAAGTAGGGTGAAACCAGAGATACTTCTAATCATCTGTGATCTCTTGTGCTTCTGCGTATCACACCATTTTAATAGAATAAA GTGCAACTTCCTTACTAACAATATCATTGATAAAGTTCTAATTCTTACTCGAAGAAGGGAGAAATACCTTGTAGTTGCTGCTGTTCGGTTTTTCCGAATTCTTGTATCATGGAAT GATGATCGTGTAATGAATCATATCGTGAGGAACAACCTTTTGAAACCTATAATTGACGCTTTTGTCCAAAATGGAAGACGTTACAACCTGTTGCATTCCGCTGTTCTGGAGTTATTTGAGCATATCCGGAAG AACGATTCGAAG GTTAGATATGAGCAG TCCCTTGAGATTCGAGAAGAACATGGTCCAACTAATGTATTATACTCAAGAAGACGAACAGATGAAATTGCATTGGATAAAGAAGAGGAGGATTACTTTAATGGGGACAG tgatgaagaagactCAGCATCTGGATCACTGTCTCGAGGCGAGAGATCAATTTTTGTCTCAAATGGATCTGCTTTAAGCCAGCCTTCAGTAAG TTCAAGAAGTTGTAGACCTGTTAACCATGCTGACAATGGCGATGTCGAGAAATACAAACCACCTCCTAGGAAACGCTCAGAAGAGTCTGAAGAAAATGCTGCAGAACCCGTTAGATTAAAGCGAAAGTTTTCATCCATGGAGGAGCCAAGGCATTTTAAACGACAACGTTTATGCATAAATCCGAAGTCAAAAGATAGTGTATTCGCTGCTTTGTGCTCAACATTAAGTCAAGTAGTCTTACCCAGCAAGAAAATAGCAAGTTCTGTGCATACAGTTCCACGTTCAGCCTCAATTAAGATTTTTAGTGAATTGAATAACGAAGAGGGATCCATCTGCTGTTCTCCAAAGAGTTCAGATGTGGAAAATCATGCAGATAAGGAGCCACTCCCTTCCCCTAAAAGCTGTCCTGATAGCCTGCTCTGCCTTCCAGCAAAAAAAGAGAGCAGTGAAGACGACTTCCCTTTGGTATCCCCAAATTCCTCTCCTGAAATGACTGTTAATGGATTCTATGAACAAAAATTGTGA
- the LOC108204449 gene encoding uncharacterized protein LOC108204449 isoform X1, producing the protein MVDHSPLQLVKVYHLNTDEKWDDQGTGHVTVDYLERSGELGLFLVDEEKNETLLLQRISSEDIYRKQGETIISWRSRERSSEIALSFQEKTGCSYIWDQICCAQRSLQFSTINNDAHHAMNNDLRELPPVELSTLALIHKTVVEGSITDQCRVTELIVHDQGFLRKLMDLFRVCEDLEDIDSLHMLYRIVKGIILFNSLQILERVLGDELIMDLTGCLEYDPEILHTHHRKFLRDHVVFKEAIPIKDPRVLSKIHQTYRIRYLKDVVLPRVLDDATIGSLNSMLHSNNAFIITMLKDDSTFIKELFARLNAPVNSAESKKNMVLFLHEFCCLIKSLQTVHQFRFLRDLINEGIIDVIAGILQSEDKRLRLTGADILILFLNQDPNLTICSLTRQKGVPLVGLLVKGMLTDFGDDMHNQFVEILRNLLDGSASGSQRDTIIDIFYEKHLNQLIDVITSSIPSNGARKVASSQCMPRESRVKPEILLIICDLLCFCVSHHFNRIKCNFLTNNIIDKVLILTRRREKYLVVAAVRFFRILVSWNDDRVMNHIVRNNLLKPIIDAFVQNGRRYNLLHSAVLELFEHIRKNDSKVLLKYLVESFWFQLVVFNLPSIHSLKVRYEQSLEIREEHGPTNVLYSRRRTDEIALDKEEEDYFNGDSDEEDSASGSLSRGERSIFVSNGSALSQPSVSSRSCRPVNHADNGDVEKYKPPPRKRSEESEENAAEPVRLKRKFSSMEEPRHFKRQRLCINPKSKDSVFAALCSTLSQVVLPSKKIASSVHTVPRSASIKIFSELNNEEGSICCSPKSSDVENHADKEPLPSPKSCPDSLLCLPAKKESSEDDFPLVSPNSSPEMTVNGFYEQKL; encoded by the exons ATGGTTGATCATTCTCCTTTGCAG CTTGTTAAGGTGTACCACTTAAATACTGATGAGAAGTGGGATGACCAAGGAACTGGGCATGTTACTGTTGATTATCTGGAG AGATCAGGAGAACTTGGCTTGTTTCTTGTTGATGAAGAGAAGAATGAAACATTACTCTTGCAACGTATTAGTTCAGAAGACATATACAGAAAGCAAGGAG AAACAATAATTTCTTGGAGAAGTCGGGAGCGTTCATCTGAGATAGCTCTTAGCTTTCAAGAAAAAACCGGCTGCTCCTACATATG GGATCAAATATGTTGTGCTCAAAGGAGTCTGCAGTTTAGTACTATTAACA ACGATGCACATCATGCCATGAACAATGATCTAAGAGAGTTGCCTCCAGTTGAGCTATCAACACTAGCTCTAATACATAAG ACCGTAGTTGAGGGTAGCATCACCGATCAATGTCGGGTGACAGAACTCATAGTACATGAT CAAGGTTTTTTACGGAAGCTGATGGACTTATTTAGAGTTTGTGAAGATTTGGAAGATATTGATAGTCTTCACATGTTATATAGAATAGTCAAAGGGATCA TTCTGTTTAATAGTCTGCAAATCTTAGAGAGAGTACTTGGGGATGAATTGATCATGGATCTCACTGGATGCCTTGAAT ATGATCCTGAGATACTTCATACCCATCATCGCAAATTTCTAAGAGATCATGTTGTATTTAAGGAG GCCATACCTATAAAAGATCCCCGAGTTTTGTCGAAGATCCACCAAACATACAGAATTCGTTATCTTAAG GATGTTGTTCTGCCTAGAGTTTTGGATGATGCCACAATTGGAAGTTTAAATTCAATGTTACACTCAAATAATGCATTT ATTATTACTATGCTTAAAGATGATTCTACCTTCATTAAGGAATTATTTGCACGCTTAAATGCCCCCGTCAACTCTGCAGAGTCGAAGAAAAATATG GTGCTTTTCCTGCATGAGTTTTGTTGTCTAATCAAGAGCTTGCAAACAGTACATCAGTTCAGATTTCTAAG GGATCTCATAAATGAAGGCATCATTGACGTCATTGCCGGCATTCTGCAGAGTGAAGACAAAAGGCTTAGATTAACAGG CGCAGACATCCttattctttttctgaatcAAGATCCAAACCTTACAATCTGTTCTCTCACTCGGCAAAAAGGTGTTCCTCTTGTTGGGCTTCTG GTCAAAGGCATGCTTACAGATTTTGGAGATGATATGCACAACCAGTTTGTTGAAATTCTCCGTAATCTTTTGGATGGCTCTGCTTCAGGATCACAG AGAGATACGATCATTGATATTTTCTATGAGAAGCACTTGAATCAATTGATAGATGTCATAACATCATCTATTCCTTCGAATGGTGCCCGCAAAGTTGCTAGCTCTCAGTGTATGCCGAGGGAAAGTAGGGTGAAACCAGAGATACTTCTAATCATCTGTGATCTCTTGTGCTTCTGCGTATCACACCATTTTAATAGAATAAA GTGCAACTTCCTTACTAACAATATCATTGATAAAGTTCTAATTCTTACTCGAAGAAGGGAGAAATACCTTGTAGTTGCTGCTGTTCGGTTTTTCCGAATTCTTGTATCATGGAAT GATGATCGTGTAATGAATCATATCGTGAGGAACAACCTTTTGAAACCTATAATTGACGCTTTTGTCCAAAATGGAAGACGTTACAACCTGTTGCATTCCGCTGTTCTGGAGTTATTTGAGCATATCCGGAAG AACGATTCGAAGGTACTACTCAAGTATCTAGTTGAGTCCTTTTGGTTTCAGTTGGTCGTATTTAACTTACCTTCAATTCATTCTTTGAAGGTTAGATATGAGCAG TCCCTTGAGATTCGAGAAGAACATGGTCCAACTAATGTATTATACTCAAGAAGACGAACAGATGAAATTGCATTGGATAAAGAAGAGGAGGATTACTTTAATGGGGACAG tgatgaagaagactCAGCATCTGGATCACTGTCTCGAGGCGAGAGATCAATTTTTGTCTCAAATGGATCTGCTTTAAGCCAGCCTTCAGTAAG TTCAAGAAGTTGTAGACCTGTTAACCATGCTGACAATGGCGATGTCGAGAAATACAAACCACCTCCTAGGAAACGCTCAGAAGAGTCTGAAGAAAATGCTGCAGAACCCGTTAGATTAAAGCGAAAGTTTTCATCCATGGAGGAGCCAAGGCATTTTAAACGACAACGTTTATGCATAAATCCGAAGTCAAAAGATAGTGTATTCGCTGCTTTGTGCTCAACATTAAGTCAAGTAGTCTTACCCAGCAAGAAAATAGCAAGTTCTGTGCATACAGTTCCACGTTCAGCCTCAATTAAGATTTTTAGTGAATTGAATAACGAAGAGGGATCCATCTGCTGTTCTCCAAAGAGTTCAGATGTGGAAAATCATGCAGATAAGGAGCCACTCCCTTCCCCTAAAAGCTGTCCTGATAGCCTGCTCTGCCTTCCAGCAAAAAAAGAGAGCAGTGAAGACGACTTCCCTTTGGTATCCCCAAATTCCTCTCCTGAAATGACTGTTAATGGATTCTATGAACAAAAATTGTGA
- the LOC108204449 gene encoding uncharacterized protein LOC108204449 isoform X3, with amino-acid sequence MRSGMTKELGMLLLIIWRSGELGLFLVDEEKNETLLLQRISSEDIYRKQGETIISWRSRERSSEIALSFQEKTGCSYIWDQICCAQRSLQFSTINNDAHHAMNNDLRELPPVELSTLALIHKTVVEGSITDQCRVTELIVHDQGFLRKLMDLFRVCEDLEDIDSLHMLYRIVKGIILFNSLQILERVLGDELIMDLTGCLEYDPEILHTHHRKFLRDHVVFKEAIPIKDPRVLSKIHQTYRIRYLKDVVLPRVLDDATIGSLNSMLHSNNAFIITMLKDDSTFIKELFARLNAPVNSAESKKNMVLFLHEFCCLIKSLQTVHQFRFLRDLINEGIIDVIAGILQSEDKRLRLTGADILILFLNQDPNLTICSLTRQKGVPLVGLLVKGMLTDFGDDMHNQFVEILRNLLDGSASGSQRDTIIDIFYEKHLNQLIDVITSSIPSNGARKVASSQCMPRESRVKPEILLIICDLLCFCVSHHFNRIKCNFLTNNIIDKVLILTRRREKYLVVAAVRFFRILVSWNDDRVMNHIVRNNLLKPIIDAFVQNGRRYNLLHSAVLELFEHIRKNDSKVLLKYLVESFWFQLVVFNLPSIHSLKVRYEQSLEIREEHGPTNVLYSRRRTDEIALDKEEEDYFNGDSDEEDSASGSLSRGERSIFVSNGSALSQPSVSSRSCRPVNHADNGDVEKYKPPPRKRSEESEENAAEPVRLKRKFSSMEEPRHFKRQRLCINPKSKDSVFAALCSTLSQVVLPSKKIASSVHTVPRSASIKIFSELNNEEGSICCSPKSSDVENHADKEPLPSPKSCPDSLLCLPAKKESSEDDFPLVSPNSSPEMTVNGFYEQKL; translated from the exons ATGAGAAGTGGGATGACCAAGGAACTGGGCATGTTACTGTTGATTATCTGGAG ATCAGGAGAACTTGGCTTGTTTCTTGTTGATGAAGAGAAGAATGAAACATTACTCTTGCAACGTATTAGTTCAGAAGACATATACAGAAAGCAAGGAG AAACAATAATTTCTTGGAGAAGTCGGGAGCGTTCATCTGAGATAGCTCTTAGCTTTCAAGAAAAAACCGGCTGCTCCTACATATG GGATCAAATATGTTGTGCTCAAAGGAGTCTGCAGTTTAGTACTATTAACA ACGATGCACATCATGCCATGAACAATGATCTAAGAGAGTTGCCTCCAGTTGAGCTATCAACACTAGCTCTAATACATAAG ACCGTAGTTGAGGGTAGCATCACCGATCAATGTCGGGTGACAGAACTCATAGTACATGAT CAAGGTTTTTTACGGAAGCTGATGGACTTATTTAGAGTTTGTGAAGATTTGGAAGATATTGATAGTCTTCACATGTTATATAGAATAGTCAAAGGGATCA TTCTGTTTAATAGTCTGCAAATCTTAGAGAGAGTACTTGGGGATGAATTGATCATGGATCTCACTGGATGCCTTGAAT ATGATCCTGAGATACTTCATACCCATCATCGCAAATTTCTAAGAGATCATGTTGTATTTAAGGAG GCCATACCTATAAAAGATCCCCGAGTTTTGTCGAAGATCCACCAAACATACAGAATTCGTTATCTTAAG GATGTTGTTCTGCCTAGAGTTTTGGATGATGCCACAATTGGAAGTTTAAATTCAATGTTACACTCAAATAATGCATTT ATTATTACTATGCTTAAAGATGATTCTACCTTCATTAAGGAATTATTTGCACGCTTAAATGCCCCCGTCAACTCTGCAGAGTCGAAGAAAAATATG GTGCTTTTCCTGCATGAGTTTTGTTGTCTAATCAAGAGCTTGCAAACAGTACATCAGTTCAGATTTCTAAG GGATCTCATAAATGAAGGCATCATTGACGTCATTGCCGGCATTCTGCAGAGTGAAGACAAAAGGCTTAGATTAACAGG CGCAGACATCCttattctttttctgaatcAAGATCCAAACCTTACAATCTGTTCTCTCACTCGGCAAAAAGGTGTTCCTCTTGTTGGGCTTCTG GTCAAAGGCATGCTTACAGATTTTGGAGATGATATGCACAACCAGTTTGTTGAAATTCTCCGTAATCTTTTGGATGGCTCTGCTTCAGGATCACAG AGAGATACGATCATTGATATTTTCTATGAGAAGCACTTGAATCAATTGATAGATGTCATAACATCATCTATTCCTTCGAATGGTGCCCGCAAAGTTGCTAGCTCTCAGTGTATGCCGAGGGAAAGTAGGGTGAAACCAGAGATACTTCTAATCATCTGTGATCTCTTGTGCTTCTGCGTATCACACCATTTTAATAGAATAAA GTGCAACTTCCTTACTAACAATATCATTGATAAAGTTCTAATTCTTACTCGAAGAAGGGAGAAATACCTTGTAGTTGCTGCTGTTCGGTTTTTCCGAATTCTTGTATCATGGAAT GATGATCGTGTAATGAATCATATCGTGAGGAACAACCTTTTGAAACCTATAATTGACGCTTTTGTCCAAAATGGAAGACGTTACAACCTGTTGCATTCCGCTGTTCTGGAGTTATTTGAGCATATCCGGAAG AACGATTCGAAGGTACTACTCAAGTATCTAGTTGAGTCCTTTTGGTTTCAGTTGGTCGTATTTAACTTACCTTCAATTCATTCTTTGAAGGTTAGATATGAGCAG TCCCTTGAGATTCGAGAAGAACATGGTCCAACTAATGTATTATACTCAAGAAGACGAACAGATGAAATTGCATTGGATAAAGAAGAGGAGGATTACTTTAATGGGGACAG tgatgaagaagactCAGCATCTGGATCACTGTCTCGAGGCGAGAGATCAATTTTTGTCTCAAATGGATCTGCTTTAAGCCAGCCTTCAGTAAG TTCAAGAAGTTGTAGACCTGTTAACCATGCTGACAATGGCGATGTCGAGAAATACAAACCACCTCCTAGGAAACGCTCAGAAGAGTCTGAAGAAAATGCTGCAGAACCCGTTAGATTAAAGCGAAAGTTTTCATCCATGGAGGAGCCAAGGCATTTTAAACGACAACGTTTATGCATAAATCCGAAGTCAAAAGATAGTGTATTCGCTGCTTTGTGCTCAACATTAAGTCAAGTAGTCTTACCCAGCAAGAAAATAGCAAGTTCTGTGCATACAGTTCCACGTTCAGCCTCAATTAAGATTTTTAGTGAATTGAATAACGAAGAGGGATCCATCTGCTGTTCTCCAAAGAGTTCAGATGTGGAAAATCATGCAGATAAGGAGCCACTCCCTTCCCCTAAAAGCTGTCCTGATAGCCTGCTCTGCCTTCCAGCAAAAAAAGAGAGCAGTGAAGACGACTTCCCTTTGGTATCCCCAAATTCCTCTCCTGAAATGACTGTTAATGGATTCTATGAACAAAAATTGTGA